ACCTGTGGTAGCGGTTCCTTGCTTTTAAAGGTTGCAGACGAAACACCTCAAGGTATAGCTATTTATGGGCAAGAGAAAGAAAACGCTACTGCAACGCTTGCAATTCTCAATATGTGGCTACATGGCCAGCCAACAGCCGAGATAAAAAAAGGGCAAAGTACGTTATCTGATCCACTTTTTAAAGATGAGAGTGGCCAGTTGCGAACTTTTGATTACGTAGTAGCTAATCCCCCTTTTTCATATAAAGCATGGAGAAGCGGTTTTAACCCTGAAGATGACAAATATCAAAGATTTGATGGGTTCGGGATTCCACCAAAGAAAAATGGTGATTTTGCTTTCCTTCTACATATAGTAAGGTCTCTTAAAAGCACAGGTAAAGGTGCTGTTATTTTACCTCATGGAGTATTGTTCAGAGGTAATACTGAAGAAGATATACGGAAGAACCTTATTAAGCGAGGGTATATTAAAGGCATTATAGGGTTACCTGCAAACCTTTTTTACGGTGTAGGAATCCCAGCTTGTATTGTAGTGCTTGATAAGGTAGAAGCTAATAGCCGAAAAGGAATATTTGTTATAGATGCTTCTAAAGGTTTCATTAAGGACGGCAATAAGAATCGCTTGCGTGAAAGGGATATCAGAAGAATTGTTGATGTATGGAAAGAACAACTTGAGATCCCAAAATTTTCTCGATTTGTTGAGATGGGAGAGGTTGAGAAGAACGATTATAATTTAAATATCCCTCGTTACATAGATACACAGGAAGCTGAGGATATACAAGATATAGAAGCACATCTTAAGGGTGGGATTCCTAACGCTGATATTGCATCTCTCAACGCTTACTGGCAGGTATATCCTTCACTTAAAGAAGCGCTTTTTACAGAATTAAGAGAAGGATATAGCAAACTTTCCGTTTCACCTGATGAAGTAAAACAAACCATATTTTCTCACCAGGAATTTAGTAGTTTTCGTGGGACAATTATGAATAAATTTGAGTCTTGGCAAGAGGATGTTGTTGCTAAGCTTAAGGAACTTGGAGCTACAGATCGCCCAAAAGTTATTATACAGAATATTAGTGATAAGTTGTTAAAAAAGTTTTCTGATACCCCGCTTGTAGATAAGTACGATATATACCAGTGTTTGATGACATATTGGGAAGAAGTAATGCAAGACGACACCCATATTATTACTGCTGATGGTTGGAAGTCAGGAAAAGAGGTTGTTCGTCTGCGGAAAGGGGCAAAGGGGAAGGATATTGAAGGGTTGGAAGGCCTTTTAGGGCGTTTAATCCCTATTGGGTTGACTATTGAAACTTTTTTTGCTGATGAACAAAAGAAGATTGAAGGGCTGAATTCAGATCTTGAGCAGATTAAAGCTGAGATGGATGAGATGAGAGAAGAATATGGTGGGGAAGAAGGACTTCTTTCTGAAGTTATAGAGAATGATAAGATAACAGGTAAAAGCGTACAGCAACGTATAAAAGAGATTAAAGACGATGCAGATTACTCTGATGAGATGGGAGTATTAGAAGAGTATGTTACTCTTATGAATAAGGAAGCGAAAACTAAAAAATCTATTAAAGATATGGTTAAGAGGTTAGAAGGCAAGGTGTTGCTTAAATATCCAGCGTTAACAGAAATAGATATTAAGACCTTTGTGGTTGAAAAGAAATGGATGTATGGGATTAAAAATCTTATAGAAGCAGAGGTAGATGCATTATCTCAAAAACTTGCCTCAAGAATAAAAGAGTTGGCTGACCGTTATGCTGATCCTTTGCCCTCTACAACAAAGGATGTCGAGGAGTTAACTGAAAAGGTAACCAATCACTTATTAAATATGGGGTTTGAAAGATAGCGGTTGCACTAAATATAGATTGTTATACATATAAGACAACTTTACGATTGAGAAGAAAACAATGGAACCAGATAAAGAGAAAATACCTAAAGGGTACAAATTAACTGAGGTCGGAGTTATTCCTGAAGATTGGATGATAAAAAATCTTGAAGAGTTTGGGATTCTAACTATGGGACAATCACCACCAGGCAACTCATACAGCTCAAACTACAGAGATATGCCTTTGCTCAACGGAGCTAAAGATTTAACAGAGAGTGGGATAATGATAACTCAGTATACAAATAAGCCGATACGTGTATCAAAAAGAGGTGACTTACTGTTTTGCATTAGGGCTACCATTGGGAATCTGCAAATATCGGATAGAACATATTGTCTAGGGCGAGGCATTGCTGCTCTCACTGTAAATAAAAGCTTTAGTAAAATATTTGTAGCGTATGTATTGCGTGGTTTATTTGAATTTATGCGAAATCAATCTCAAGGTGGTGTGATTAAAGGATTAAAGAAAGATGAATTAGCTGAAATTAAAGTATTTCTACCTGCATTAAAGCAAGAACAAACAGCTATTGCTGAGGTATTATCTGATGTTGATTCTCTTATTGATAATCTTGATAAGCTTATTGTTAAGAAGAAAGCTATCAAACAAGGCGTTATGCAGGAACTGCTTACAGGTAAGCGTCGTTTATCAGGTTTTAGTGGTAGGTGGGAGATGAAGCAGTTGGGGGAGATAGCTGAAATTTTTAAGGGGCAAGGATTATCTAAAGAGAAATTATCTTTATCAGGAGAGTACCCTTGCATTTTGTATGGGGAACTTTTTACAACATATAGTGAGAAAATTGATGAGGCATATAGTCGGACTAATTTTAAAGAAGGTAGATTGTCAGAGAGAGGAGATGTTTTAATGCCAGGGTCAACAACTACAGTAGGAATTGATTTAGCTAAAGCTTCTGCTATATTGATTGACAATGTACAACTCGGAGGAGACATAAACATAATCCGACAACTGGGTAACTCATCGTATAACTCTATTTTTCTCGCTTATTGTATAACCCACATTTATAAAAATCGTATAGCACAAAGAACTAAAGGAATCACCATTTATCACCTTTATGGTAATGATTTAGTTGATTTAGAGATACTGATGCCAGAAATGTTAGAACAAACGGCTATAGCAACTATACTCTCAGATATGGATGCTGAGATTGAAGCGTTGGAAGAGAAGTTATCTAAGTATAAAATGCTTAAACAAGGAATGATGCAGGTTCTTTTAACAGGAAAAGTGAGGTTGATATGACTCCATCAGTTGGACAGAAGGAGCGGGAAACTCAGAATCGTGTTATTGAGTTGTTTAAAACTCAGCTGGGATATGATTATCTTGGTAATTGGGAGAAGAGAGAAGATAATAGCAACTTTGAGGAGGAGTGTTTACGTGCTTTTCTTTCGGGTAGATCTTATAGTGAGAAGTTGATTGACCGCGCTATTCAAGAGTTTCGTCGAGTATCTGAGCAGAACAAAAGCTTGTACGAGCTCAATAAAGAGGTATATGGCCTGTTACGTTATGGTATGAAGGTGCGTGAGGAGGTTGACGAACAATATAAAACTGTTTGGTTGATAGATTGGAAACGCCCAGAGATGAACCATTTTGCTATAGCTGAAGAGGTAACAGTGCGGGGAAACAAGACGAAACGGCCTGATATTGTCTTGTATATAAACGGTATAGCTGTGGGTGTGTTAGAGCTTAAAAGAAGTACTGTTTCTGTGGTTGAAGGTGTTCGTCAAAGTATTGGTAACCAGGAAGATGAGTATATTAAACCTTTTTTTGCAACTGTACAGATTGTTATGGCGGGAAACGATACAGAGGGTCTGCGTTACGCAACGATTGAAAGTCCAGAGGAGTATTTTCACCAGTGGAAAGAGGAAGGTTTGGTAGAGCTTAGTTCTCTGGATAGGCAAATTACACAGCTTTGTGATAAGAAAAGAATTTTGGATTTAATCCATGACTTTATTGTATTTGATAGCGGAATAAAGAAGATATGCAGGCATAACCAGTATTTTGGTGTTAAAGCTGCTCAGCTCTCTGCAAAAAAGCATAAGGGCGGTATTATATGGCATACTCAAGGGAGTGGTAAGAGCTTGACTATGGTATGGCTTGCTAAATGGATACTTGAGAATATTTCTAAAGCACGTGTTCTGGTGTTGACTGACAGGGTTGAACTTGATGAACAGATAAAAGGTATATTTTTCGGTGTTGATGAAGATATTTATAGAACTAAAAACTGTCGTGATCTGATAGAGCAACTTAACACAGGTAATAAACGGCTCCTCTGCTCTCTTATACACAAGTTCAGATATAGAGAAGTTCGGGACGAAACTCATATTGATGAATATCTTTCTGAAATTAAGGCAGCCCTTCCTAAAAATTTTGAAGCTAAAGGGGATATATTTGTATTTGTAGATGAGTGTCATCGTTCGCATGGGGGGAAGCTTCATAAGGCAATGAAAAATATTCTGCCTCAGTCGACGATTATTGGATTTACTGGAACACCGCTACTTAAGGATGATAAAAGAAATAGTCGTTTGCTGTTTGGAGATTATATTCATACTTATAAATATGATGAAGCTGTTGCGGATAATATGGTTTTGGATCTGCGTTATGAAGCAAGACGGGTAGAACAAAATATTGTTTCGCAAGATAAGATTGATGAGTGGTTTGAGGAGAGAACAAAGGGCTTGACAGAGGTTGCTAAAAATAAACTAAAAGAACTATGGGGGACAATGCAACGTCTGCTTAGTTCTGAGTCGAGGCTTGAGAAAATTGTCTTTGATATTCTTGATGATTTTTTCAGGAAGCCACGTCTTGCCAGCGGGCGAGGTAATGCAATGCTTGTAGCCAGCAGTATCTATGAAGCTTGCCAATATTATAAAATTTTTCAGGATCAAGGGTTTAATAAGTGTGCTGTTATAACTTCGTATGGATTAGATGCTACCAATACCACAGATAGAGAATATGTTATTTATCAAAATATGCTTGCTGGTAGAACTAAGGAGGATTTTGAGCGAGATGTAAAAAAGCAGTTTATTGAGAAGCCTGGGCAAATGCAACTTCTTATAGTTGTGGATAAGCTTTTAACAGGGTTTGACGCTCCCCCTGCTACATACCTTTATATTGATAAAAACATGCAAGATCACGGGCTTTTTCAAGCGATATGTAGAGTAAACCGACTTGACGGAGAAGATAAGGAGTATGGTTATATAATCGATTATAGAGATCTGTTTAAGAAGTTGGAGTTAGCTGTTGTTAACTACACTTCTGGCGCGTTTGAAGGGTTTGATAGAGAAGATGTGCTGAATTTGCTTAAAGACAAATATGAGAAAGGAAAAGAGGGTTTAGAGAAAGCTCTTGAAGTTGTACATGCTATCTGTGAACCTGTATCTTACCCGAAAAGGTTAGAGGAGTATATATATTATTTTTGTGGTGATGTAGAGGATAAAGAAGCACTAAAAAATAACGAACTTAAACGAGTGGAGCTATACAAAGCTGTAAGTCGTCTTTTGCGGGCTTATGTTGATATAGCCAGTGATATGCAAGAAGCAGGGTTTAGGCAGGAGCATGCAAAAAAAATTGAGAAAGATGTGAAACATTATGTTAATGTGAAAACTGAGATAATGCTTGCAAGCGGTGATTACATAGATTTGAAAAAATATGAGCCAGCTATGCGTATGCTTTTTAACAGATACATAGTAGCTGAAGAAAGTGAGCAGATTAGTACCTTCGATGATATGACTTTAGTTGACTTGATTATATCTAAAGGGAAAGAGGGTATTGATAAACTGCCAGAAACAATAAAACAAAGCAGAGAAGCGACAGCAGAGACGATTAAAAATAATATCAGACGTTTAATAATTGATGAGATGCCCACAAACCCGAGATACTATCAGAATATGTCGGAGATTCTTGTTGATCTTGTTAAAAGGCGGAAACAGGAAGATATAGAATATGAGAAATATTTAAAAGAGTTAATAGAGTTAGCAAAAAAGGTTAGATATCCTGAGCAGTCGACTGATTACCCAAGCTCTATAGATACAAACGGTAAACGAGCTCTTTATGACAACCTGGGTAAAGATAAAGCCAAAGCGCTTAAAGTACATACTGCTATTCTGGAATCAAGAGAGGCATACTGGCGAGGCAATAAGCTTAAAGAACGAAAAATTAAAAACGCTTTAAAGGATATAGTGCCTAATGAAGAGGTAGATGATTTGTTTGAAATAATTAGGAATCAGAGCCAAGATGAATACTAACGTTTATATATTAAATGTGGGAAGTATTGAAGCGATAGTTATACGAAAGAATGTAAAAAACTTGCATCTATCGGTCTTACCTCCAATGGGAAAGGTAAGGGTTACTGCACCTATTTTTATGAAAGCTGACGCTATACGAATGTTGTTGGCTACACGTCTGAGTTGGATAAAGAAACAGCAAGCAAAGTTTAGAGCGCAGGAAAGACAAACTCCAAGAGAATATGTCTCAGGAGAAACCCATTACTACTGGGGAAAGAAGTACCGTTTAGAAGTTGTGTATCAAGATAAACCGCCTTATGTACAACTTAAAGGGAAAAATAAGATAATACTGTGTGTTAGACCTGGGAGCACTAAAAATAAACGAGAACAGGTAATGATGGACTGGTATAGGAAAGAACTTCGCAAGGTGGCAGATGAAGTAGTAGAATACTGGCAAAATAAGATGGATGTTTCTTTAAATGATTGGGGTATCAGGAGAATGAAGACACGGTGGGGTTCCTGTAATCAGGATTCTAAACGTATATGGCTTAATCTTGAATTAGTTAAAAAACCAGAGCATTGCTTACATTTTATTATCGTACATGAGCTAACCCATATACTGGAACGTAAGCATAATGACCGCTTTAGGGCATATATGGATAAATTTCTCCCCCGTTGGAGACAGATTAAGGAAGAATTGAATGGCTTTGCTCTGAACCACGAGTATTGGAATTATTGAAAAAAACTGTTCATTAAAAAATGCGTTATATTATCTGATAAATTTTATGCCATATGGGAGCAATTATATAACATAAGGAGGGTTTTAAAATGGATAAGCCTTTTACAAGATGGTATTGCGATGTTTGTGGGAAGGTAATAGAAGATGCTAAAGAAGGTTATGTAATTTGGGAAGTAACGGAAGATGGTAAAGAGTATAATTTCCAAATTATCCATGCTGGTAAATGTAGGAAAAAAGTGCCTTTTTGCTCTTCATCTTTAACAGATTTTCTTGGATATGATGGCTTAACACATCTTCTTTCTTTTTTGACTTATGGTCCGATAAAAATACATCTTAGGGAGAAATCACGTTGCACTATAAATGATTTTGATGGCTTTGTGGATTTTATGCGTCGAGTACAAACACCTTTTTATGAAGAGGCACGCAGATATTTCACTAATAACAAGCTTCTCGAACGCCACTGTGATGATAATGAGATAGGACCTTATATGCAGGCAACGCTCAAGAGTATAATAGAAAAATATGGAGAACATAAAGACGAATAAGTTATTTAAAACAACAACTTTCCCTGTCTCATCATACATCTCTGCTTTGTATATTATAAATAACGCAACATAATTAATTATAATGTTGAATCTTTCCACTTATTTAGGTATGATCGGCCTTATTAAATACTATTTTTATTATCCTATGTGCAACAAAATTGAGAAGTGTTGTATATAGAAAGGAGGTAGGTTATACTATGAATACGTTAGCAAAACTTGGTAAAACAGCTCTGCGAAGGCAGTTTCAGGAACGGTATCTTATATTACGGTGGAAGAGGTGAAAGCGATGATACAAGCAGTCGCTTTAAAGAAAAGACATCAGAAGAGGATATTATCTTTATCAAACTTCTATATATGACGGGCTTACGAGTATCAGAAGCTATCTCTGTCACTCCCAGTAAGCTTGTTGCGATAAATGGTGGATGGGCAGTAGATATTATAGGTAAAAGGAAGAAAAGAAGGTTGGTAGCGATACCTGAACATCTGGTGAATGAGTTGCGAGCTTATGCATATGAAAAACAGTTGAAACTGGAAGATAAGTTTTTCCCTGTAACCAGAAGTCAAGCATTCAGGATAGTTCAGAAAGCAGGAGAACAAGCAGGTATCAATAAAAAAGTGTATCCTCATCTTTTAAGACATACGGCAGCAGTTGAAAGACTAAAAAGAACGGGTAATCCAAAATCTTTGCAGTATCATCTTGGGCATTCCAGCCCAGTGATGACTATGCGGTATCTGAATACTTTACAGCAGGAAGAAGCGTTAAAAATACAGCAAGAAGTAGAGTTCAAAGATATTTAGAACACCTTAAAAAAATAATAAAGATATTGGTGTGCGGAGTATATGAAAATTAAAACAAAAAGTGACAATAAATTACGTTGGCTTTCTAAGCATATTGATACTAGAATGGAAGAGATTAGACCTTTGCCAGAAAAAACATCTTTCAAGCATTTTCTACAAGCCGCCTACAATTCTAACTTTGATGCTTTTTTGTTAGGAGTGGGTTTATCTATACTGATAAACGCTGTACTTGTTTTAATAATTTATAAAATTACCAACGAGTACCCTATAACGTTTATTTTACAACCAACAGCTTTTTTTTCAGCAGCAGTTACTTTTGGAGCATTACTAATTTCTGTTTTTTCTTTCATAATAAGATTTTCAGTAAAGATAGAAAGATTTATAATAACTGAAAAAGAAGTTCTCATCAATGAAACAAAAATTTTACCTATTTTATTTTTTTATATAACAACTATTTCTTTTTTGCCTTTCTTTCATAAACACGCAGGTCAATTCTGGAATTTCTTATTCGTTATTATTGCTGCAGTGTATCCTTATATTAAACTTATACATTTAACCTTGAACCCTTTTCTATTAGAAAAGAGAAGTGTTACTATGTGGCAAAACAAATTGCATAACTTAATTAAAAAAAGAGTGGATAGCGTAGTTGAAACTCGTATTGGGCAAAATATATTAATTAATTTTATTAACAGTATGATAAAAAAAGGAGTTCAATATGCTCCTTTTTCTACTTATGATGAAAAAGAATATATACAGATTTATGCAGATAAAAGAGGATATATTACAGATTATAATTTAAATGAATTAAAAAACTTTATTCATAAACAACAAATATTGGCAGGCGAAAAAAAGGGTAAAGAGCTAGAAGATAGTTATTCTGAAGAATATATAAAAAAAGTTTTTTTATTTAAAAAACTTTATAGGCAATCAATTGAAAAAGGAGAAATATTATTTGTTTATGCAAAGGATTTCTTTGATAATAACACTATTAAAAACCAATTATATAAAATGGATAAGTTTGTGCTTATAGAAAAAAGCAATCCTGAAGAAGATGTCTTTAATGAACTTATCAATAATATAACTCTTTTAAAAAAAGATTTAAAGCAAAGTATAAAAGAAAAAAATTTTGATATCTGTGTAGAAAATTTGAAATTATTAAATGCATTGGTCAATAAATTTATGGAAACTCTTGGTTTATATAAGATATCTTATAGTAGAGAATCTACTATCAAAGAGAATAGTTTTTTTATGTCCGAAGGTAGATGGCAAGTAATTGAGGAAATAAAAGAAATTTTTAAAGAAAGTATTGAAGAGGTTCTTGAGGTGTCAAGCCAGCGAATTTTAGAAGCACATATACGTCACTTGCGACTTGTTGCAAGAGATTGTTTGTCTTTCAAAAATTATTATGTATACAATATTTTTATAAACCTCATTCCTTACATTTATAAGAAAGGTGTTCACTCTACCCGAGATGATTTGGAACAAAAGACCCTTGTTTATGTGCTTTGCAAATATTGGGAAGAATATGCTACATGGTTTATTGAACCTAAATTAAGAAACATATCACAAAAAAGCCCTTTTGATGAAAATGAATTAAGAAGTTTAAAAGATTTTTCTTTGGGGCTCATAGGTATGTTTAATACTATTATGAAGATTGCTTATGATAAACGAAGATTAGATGATTTTAAAAAATTTCAAAAGATACTAACAAATCTTTTAACAAAAACAGGGAATCTTTATGCACTTACTATGCTTAAAGATTCTAAGTGGCGACTTTCAAGCTCACAATTGAATGATAAAGAAAAACTAAAAATTAAATATGCAATAACAGTTGCTGAAACATTAAAAGAAATAAAGCATTATAAAGAAAGCGTTATATGGGGGTTTGGTGCATGGTTTCTTAGAGAATACACAAATAATAAAATATCTATTGAGGTGTTTAATCAGTGGTTCTCTAATTGCCACATAACAGTAAATGACTTGCAATATCTTTCTGATTTATATATAAAAACGATTGAAGAAGATGAGCGAGATACCTTTGGTTGGGCATGGTGGATATCCTTTACGAATGAAGAAGATACAATGATGTATATGGATTTGCATGTTTACCTAACGTTGTTCTATTGTATACAAGCACTTAAAGTCTTAAAAGAAATGTCTGAATCTAAAAAAGAGGGATTAAAAATAAAATGGCCTGATGACAAAATATATTTGATTGCGGCAGAGGGTAAAGTTCATAAATGCTTAAAAGATATAGAGGAAAAAAAAGAATTCTATTTAACAATATTAAATGATAAAGAATTATCCAATGTAATTCCTTCTTTTCGTAAAATTTTAGATGGTATAGTAACTTCTTATAGAGAGAAGGAAGAAAAACAAATTATTAATGCCAAGATTTCAACGAGTAAAATAGAATCCTTTCAAAATAATTTTTTGTCAGCATATAAAACAAG
This genomic window from bacterium contains:
- a CDS encoding type I restriction endonuclease subunit R — translated: MTPSVGQKERETQNRVIELFKTQLGYDYLGNWEKREDNSNFEEECLRAFLSGRSYSEKLIDRAIQEFRRVSEQNKSLYELNKEVYGLLRYGMKVREEVDEQYKTVWLIDWKRPEMNHFAIAEEVTVRGNKTKRPDIVLYINGIAVGVLELKRSTVSVVEGVRQSIGNQEDEYIKPFFATVQIVMAGNDTEGLRYATIESPEEYFHQWKEEGLVELSSLDRQITQLCDKKRILDLIHDFIVFDSGIKKICRHNQYFGVKAAQLSAKKHKGGIIWHTQGSGKSLTMVWLAKWILENISKARVLVLTDRVELDEQIKGIFFGVDEDIYRTKNCRDLIEQLNTGNKRLLCSLIHKFRYREVRDETHIDEYLSEIKAALPKNFEAKGDIFVFVDECHRSHGGKLHKAMKNILPQSTIIGFTGTPLLKDDKRNSRLLFGDYIHTYKYDEAVADNMVLDLRYEARRVEQNIVSQDKIDEWFEERTKGLTEVAKNKLKELWGTMQRLLSSESRLEKIVFDILDDFFRKPRLASGRGNAMLVASSIYEACQYYKIFQDQGFNKCAVITSYGLDATNTTDREYVIYQNMLAGRTKEDFERDVKKQFIEKPGQMQLLIVVDKLLTGFDAPPATYLYIDKNMQDHGLFQAICRVNRLDGEDKEYGYIIDYRDLFKKLELAVVNYTSGAFEGFDREDVLNLLKDKYEKGKEGLEKALEVVHAICEPVSYPKRLEEYIYYFCGDVEDKEALKNNELKRVELYKAVSRLLRAYVDIASDMQEAGFRQEHAKKIEKDVKHYVNVKTEIMLASGDYIDLKKYEPAMRMLFNRYIVAEESEQISTFDDMTLVDLIISKGKEGIDKLPETIKQSREATAETIKNNIRRLIIDEMPTNPRYYQNMSEILVDLVKRRKQEDIEYEKYLKELIELAKKVRYPEQSTDYPSSIDTNGKRALYDNLGKDKAKALKVHTAILESREAYWRGNKLKERKIKNALKDIVPNEEVDDLFEIIRNQSQDEY
- a CDS encoding type I restriction-modification system subunit M; amino-acid sequence: MAIKKSQLYSSIWESCNELRGGMDASEYKDYVLVLLFVRYVSDKYADERNPLVVIPEGGGFKDLVKLIGNTNIGEEVNKVLSKLAEANGLKGVIDVVDFNNEDKLGKGKEMQDRLSNLITIFNNSELDFSKNKAEGDDLLGDAYEYLMKHFAVESGKSKGQFYTPAEVSRVMAKVIDASEAKDKTWTVYDPTCGSGSLLLKVADETPQGIAIYGQEKENATATLAILNMWLHGQPTAEIKKGQSTLSDPLFKDESGQLRTFDYVVANPPFSYKAWRSGFNPEDDKYQRFDGFGIPPKKNGDFAFLLHIVRSLKSTGKGAVILPHGVLFRGNTEEDIRKNLIKRGYIKGIIGLPANLFYGVGIPACIVVLDKVEANSRKGIFVIDASKGFIKDGNKNRLRERDIRRIVDVWKEQLEIPKFSRFVEMGEVEKNDYNLNIPRYIDTQEAEDIQDIEAHLKGGIPNADIASLNAYWQVYPSLKEALFTELREGYSKLSVSPDEVKQTIFSHQEFSSFRGTIMNKFESWQEDVVAKLKELGATDRPKVIIQNISDKLLKKFSDTPLVDKYDIYQCLMTYWEEVMQDDTHIITADGWKSGKEVVRLRKGAKGKDIEGLEGLLGRLIPIGLTIETFFADEQKKIEGLNSDLEQIKAEMDEMREEYGGEEGLLSEVIENDKITGKSVQQRIKEIKDDADYSDEMGVLEEYVTLMNKEAKTKKSIKDMVKRLEGKVLLKYPALTEIDIKTFVVEKKWMYGIKNLIEAEVDALSQKLASRIKELADRYADPLPSTTKDVEELTEKVTNHLLNMGFER
- a CDS encoding M48 family metallopeptidase; the encoded protein is MNTNVYILNVGSIEAIVIRKNVKNLHLSVLPPMGKVRVTAPIFMKADAIRMLLATRLSWIKKQQAKFRAQERQTPREYVSGETHYYWGKKYRLEVVYQDKPPYVQLKGKNKIILCVRPGSTKNKREQVMMDWYRKELRKVADEVVEYWQNKMDVSLNDWGIRRMKTRWGSCNQDSKRIWLNLELVKKPEHCLHFIIVHELTHILERKHNDRFRAYMDKFLPRWRQIKEELNGFALNHEYWNY
- a CDS encoding site-specific integrase, encoding MVKQLCEGSFRNGILYYGGRGESDDTSSRFKEKTSEEDIIFIKLLYMTGLRVSEAISVTPSKLVAINGGWAVDIIGKRKKRRLVAIPEHLVNELRAYAYEKQLKLEDKFFPVTRSQAFRIVQKAGEQAGINKKVYPHLLRHTAAVERLKRTGNPKSLQYHLGHSSPVMTMRYLNTLQQEEALKIQQEVEFKDI
- a CDS encoding restriction endonuclease subunit S is translated as MEPDKEKIPKGYKLTEVGVIPEDWMIKNLEEFGILTMGQSPPGNSYSSNYRDMPLLNGAKDLTESGIMITQYTNKPIRVSKRGDLLFCIRATIGNLQISDRTYCLGRGIAALTVNKSFSKIFVAYVLRGLFEFMRNQSQGGVIKGLKKDELAEIKVFLPALKQEQTAIAEVLSDVDSLIDNLDKLIVKKKAIKQGVMQELLTGKRRLSGFSGRWEMKQLGEIAEIFKGQGLSKEKLSLSGEYPCILYGELFTTYSEKIDEAYSRTNFKEGRLSERGDVLMPGSTTTVGIDLAKASAILIDNVQLGGDINIIRQLGNSSYNSIFLAYCITHIYKNRIAQRTKGITIYHLYGNDLVDLEILMPEMLEQTAIATILSDMDAEIEALEEKLSKYKMLKQGMMQVLLTGKVRLI